AGCAGCTATGACATTAGCACAGCAAAGAATTGACGACAGAAAAAAAGAAAGCGCTAAATAAGTAGCGATAAAAAGATATTATTTTTAATTTTGCGAAGCGAAAGAATTGCTCTTTCGCTTCTTTAATTTTTAAAGTTCTTATAAACGAAACGAATGTTAAACAGAAGACATATTCGGGTTAAAGTGATGCAGTCTGTATACGCCATGCATCAAAATGATTCAGACAATATGGAAAAAGAAGAAAAATTTCTTTTCCACAGCATAGAGAGCATTCGTGACCTATATTTAACAATAGTTGCTGCTTTAGTAGAGCTAAGACGCAGTGAAGAGGATTATGTTGAGAAATTATCCAAAAAGCATTTAGCTACCGCAGAAGAGCGAAATCCGAATAAAAAGTTTGTTGCTAATAGGGTATTGCAGTTACTAGAGGATAACGAATCTTTAAATAATGCAATAGACGACCGAAAAATAAACAACTGGAAGCAAAATGATGATTATATACTATTATTGCTTGAAGATATAAGAGAAAGCGAAGTATATAAAAATTATATGGCTAGTAAAGAGGATAGTTTTGAAGTTGATAAAAATTTTATTACAGCACTTTTTACAGAAGTTATTGCACCTAATGAGAAGTTATACGACTACCTTGAAGATTATAAATTAACTTGGGTTGACGATATTCCGTTAGTAAATACAATGATAGCAAAACAGTTACGCCAAATAAAGGAGGATAATGATGCCTTTAATGTGCCGAAATTGTATAAGGATATTGATGATAAGGATTTTGTAAGAAACTTGTTTAGAAAAACAGTACTAAATGAAACAGAGCTTGCAAAGGAATTTATAGATAAAACGCCAAATTGGGATACGGAACGTATAGCCGAAATAGATGCCATAATGCTAAAAATGGCAATATGCGAAATTTTAAAATTCCCATCTATTCCCGTAAAAGTTACTATAAACGAATATCTTGAGATAGCAAAAGAATATTCGACACCAAAAAGTAGTATTTTTATCAACGGAATTTTAGATAATTTAATTAAAGACTATAAAACCAACAATAAACTAGTAAAAACCGGAAGAGGTTTAATGTAAACAATTTAAAATTACAGTTATGATAAAAAGAACAGTAGCTATGTTCGCCATAGCATCTTTAGTACTTACAACATCGTGTAAAGAAAATGCAGCACTACGTATTGACGAAGAAAC
The Flavobacterium litorale genome window above contains:
- the nusB gene encoding transcription antitermination factor NusB, translated to MLNRRHIRVKVMQSVYAMHQNDSDNMEKEEKFLFHSIESIRDLYLTIVAALVELRRSEEDYVEKLSKKHLATAEERNPNKKFVANRVLQLLEDNESLNNAIDDRKINNWKQNDDYILLLLEDIRESEVYKNYMASKEDSFEVDKNFITALFTEVIAPNEKLYDYLEDYKLTWVDDIPLVNTMIAKQLRQIKEDNDAFNVPKLYKDIDDKDFVRNLFRKTVLNETELAKEFIDKTPNWDTERIAEIDAIMLKMAICEILKFPSIPVKVTINEYLEIAKEYSTPKSSIFINGILDNLIKDYKTNNKLVKTGRGLM